One genomic region from Mangifera indica cultivar Alphonso chromosome 17, CATAS_Mindica_2.1, whole genome shotgun sequence encodes:
- the LOC123200545 gene encoding uncharacterized protein LOC123200545 isoform X3 → MHGSRGCFGCFTRIQGRTAKKHSIDNFWSTSSGEIDNNSGLSRTMSSISASNQSLNPINGSCCTNNPSEFVNHGLLLWNQTRQQWLANKSSQNRKEVLEPTISWNASYESLLGTSKPFAQPVPLAEMVDFLVDVWEQEGLYD, encoded by the exons AGCAGGGGCTGTTTTGGTTGCTTCACTAGAATTCAAGGCCGAACAGCGAAGAAACATAGCATAGACAATTTCTGGAGCACCAGCTCTGGTGAGATTGACAACAATTCAGGTCTGTCCAGAACCATGTCATCAATTAGTGCATCAAACCAATCCCTCAATCCCATCAATGGTTCTTGTTGCACAAACAATCCTTCTGAATTTGTGAATCATG GTCTTCTTCTCTGGAACCAGACACGGCAGCAATGGCTTGCAAATAAAAGTTCTCAAAATCGAAAGGAGGTTCTAGAACCCACAATAAG TTGGAACGCTTCTTATGAAAGTTTACTAGGAACGAGCAAGCCTTTTGCCCAGCCAGTCCCTCTTGCG GAAATGGTGGATTTTCTTGTTGATGTTTGGGAACAGGAGGGTTTGTATGACTGA
- the LOC123200545 gene encoding uncharacterized protein LOC123200545 isoform X4, which produces MLISVGCFGCFTRIQGRTAKKHSIDNFWSTSSGEIDNNSGLSRTMSSISASNQSLNPINGSCCTNNPSEFVNHGLLLWNQTRQQWLANKSSQNRKEVLEPTISWNASYESLLGTSKPFAQPVPLAEMVDFLVDVWEQEGLYD; this is translated from the exons GGGCTGTTTTGGTTGCTTCACTAGAATTCAAGGCCGAACAGCGAAGAAACATAGCATAGACAATTTCTGGAGCACCAGCTCTGGTGAGATTGACAACAATTCAGGTCTGTCCAGAACCATGTCATCAATTAGTGCATCAAACCAATCCCTCAATCCCATCAATGGTTCTTGTTGCACAAACAATCCTTCTGAATTTGTGAATCATG GTCTTCTTCTCTGGAACCAGACACGGCAGCAATGGCTTGCAAATAAAAGTTCTCAAAATCGAAAGGAGGTTCTAGAACCCACAATAAG TTGGAACGCTTCTTATGAAAGTTTACTAGGAACGAGCAAGCCTTTTGCCCAGCCAGTCCCTCTTGCG GAAATGGTGGATTTTCTTGTTGATGTTTGGGAACAGGAGGGTTTGTATGACTGA
- the LOC123200545 gene encoding uncharacterized protein LOC123200545 isoform X5 produces MSSISASNQSLNPINGSCCTNNPSEFVNHGLLLWNQTRQQWLANKSSQNRKEVLEPTISWNASYESLLGTSKPFAQPVPLAEMVDFLVDVWEQEGLYD; encoded by the exons ATGTCATCAATTAGTGCATCAAACCAATCCCTCAATCCCATCAATGGTTCTTGTTGCACAAACAATCCTTCTGAATTTGTGAATCATG GTCTTCTTCTCTGGAACCAGACACGGCAGCAATGGCTTGCAAATAAAAGTTCTCAAAATCGAAAGGAGGTTCTAGAACCCACAATAAG TTGGAACGCTTCTTATGAAAGTTTACTAGGAACGAGCAAGCCTTTTGCCCAGCCAGTCCCTCTTGCG GAAATGGTGGATTTTCTTGTTGATGTTTGGGAACAGGAGGGTTTGTATGACTGA
- the LOC123200591 gene encoding EIN3-binding F-box protein 1-like codes for MSKLFAFSGNDDFCPGGPIYPNPKESSLFLPPLGSHVDVYFPLRKRSRITAPFVFSEERSEKKQVSIEVLPDECLFEIFRRLPGGREKSTCACVSKRWLTLVSNICRDEFSNRFSKPEADVIEKKVEVASVAEDLDVEDDGYLSRILEGKKATDIRLAAISVGTASRGGLGKLFIRGSNSSRGVTSVGLRAIARGCPSLKVLSLWNVSSVGDEGLVEIASGCHQLERLDLCQCPSITNKALIAVAKNCPSLTDLTIESCSSIGNEGLQAIGQCCPNLKSISIKDCPLVGDQAIASILSSATYSLVKVKLQRLNVTDVSLAVIGHYGKAVTDLTLTGLSNVGERGFWVMGSGHGLQKLKSLTITSCGGVTDLGLEAVGKGCPNLKQFCLRKCLFLSDNGLISFAKAAVSLESLQLEECHRITQFGFFGSLLNCGAKLKAVSLVSCWGIKDLNLAVPLSSPCKSLISLSIRNCPGFGDASLAMLGKLCPQLQNVDLSGLQGITDAGVLPLVEGSEAGLAKVNLSGCVNVTDKVVSTMADLHGWTLEMLNLDGCRQISDASLVSIANNCLLLSDLDVSKCAVTDFGISSVAQARLLNLQILSVSGCPFISDKSLNALRKMGQTLFGLNLQHCNAISSRTIDILVEQLWRCDILS; via the exons ATGTCTAAGCTCTTTGCTTTCTCTG GTAATGATGATTTTTGCCCTGGGGGGCCAATCTACCCAAACCCCAAGGAGTCGAGCCTCTTTTTGCCGCCCCTTGGTTCTCATGTGGATGTGTATTTTCCTCTTCGCAAGAGGTCTCGCATTACTGCTCCATTTGTTTTCAGTGAAGAGAGATCTGAGAAGAAGCAGGTCTCTATTGAAGTCCTGCCTGATGAGTGTCTCTTTGAGATCTTCAGACGGCTGCCTGGAGGTCGGGAGAAGAGCACCTGTGCTTGTGTTTCCAAGCGCTGGCTTACTCTTGTAAGCAATATCTGCAGAGATGAATTTAGCAACAGATTTTCAAAGCCTGAGGCTGATGTTATTGAAAAGAAAGTTGAAGTAGCATCTGTGGCTGAAGATCTGGATGTTGAGGATGATGGATACCTCTCTAGGATCTTGGAAGGAAAGAAGGCTACAGATATTAGACTTGCTGCTATATCTGTGGGAACTGCTAGTCGTGGAGGATTGGGTAAGCTTTTTATCCGTGGAAGCAATTCTAGTCGCGGTGTGACAAGCGTCGGCCTTAGGGCAATTGCCCGTGGCTGCCCATCTCTGAAGGTGCTCTCCCTCTGGAATGTATCATCTGTAGGGGATGAAGGTCTTGTTGAGATTGCTAGTGGATGTCACCAGCTAGAGAGGCTTGATCTTTGCCAGTGTCCTTCTATTACCAACAAGGCTTTGATCGCAGTTGCAAAGAACTGCCCTAGTTTGACTGATCTGACCATAGAGTCTTGTTCCAGCATAGGGAATGAAGGTCTGCAAGCTATTGGGCAATGCTGCCCCAATCTGAAGTCCATTTCAATCAAAGACTGTCCTCTTGTTGGGGATCAAGCAATCGCTAGCATCTTGTCTTCGGCCACTTATTCCCTGGTGAAAGTGAAGCTTCAAAGGTTGAATGTCACTGATGTTTCACTAGCTGTTATTGGACACTATGGCAAGGCAGTAACTGATCTTACCCTTACTGGCCTTTCAAATGTTGGTGAGAGAGGCTTCTGGGTCATGGGTAGCGGTCATGGCTTGCAGAAGTTGAAGTCTTTGACAATTACATCCTGTGGAGGAGTAACAGATCTTGGCCTTGAAGCTGTGGGAAAGGGTTGCCCAAACTTGAAACAGTTCTGCCTCCGAAAATGTTTGTTCTTGTCTGACAATGGGCTGATCTCTTTTGCCAAAGCTGCAGTATCACTTGAAAGTCTTCAATTGGAGGAGTGCCACAGGATCACCCAATTTGGGTTTTTTGGTTCTCTTTTGAACTGTGGTGCAAAACTGAAGGCTGTTTCACTAGTGAGCTGCTGGGGGATAAAGGACCTAAATCTGGCAGTACCTCTGTCATCTCCTTGCAAATCCTTGATATCATTGTCCATCCGTAACTGCCCCGGATTTGGTGATGCAAGCCTGGCCATGTTAGGGAAGTTGTGTCCTCAATTGCAGAATGTGGACTTGAGTGGGCTTCAGGGAATAACAGATGCTGGAGTATTACCTCTAGTTGAAGGCTCTGAAGCTGGTCTGGCAAAGGTTAATCTGAGTGGTTGTGTGAATGTGACAGACAAAGTTGTTTCAACCATGGCTGATCTGCATGGTTGGACTCTTGAAATGCTCAACCTCGATGGTTGTAGACAGATCAGTGATGCAAGCTTGGTGTCTATTGCAAATAACTGCCTCCTTCTCAGTGATCTTGATGTCTCAAAGTGTGCAGTCACTGATTTTGGAATTTCATCAGTAGCTCAAGCAAGGCTCCTCAACCTGCAGATCCTTTCGGTGTCAGGATGCCCCTTTATTTCGGACAAGAGCTTGAATGCTCTCAGGAAGATGGGTCAAACCCTTTTCGGATTGAATCTCCAGCACTGCAATGCAATTAGCAGCCGCACCATTGACATTCTTGTGGAGCAGTTGTGGAGGTGTGATATCCTTTCATAA
- the LOC123200908 gene encoding protein WVD2-like 5 isoform X1, translating to MDFDKLKVTDGLEAAQQNGDHMQLIVPEEHGDVSDEAYGTFEEVTETFRSNGDSGSVLELFERITSGEVRDGSNANMESNGSNVFKVGKVKDADTSKASKPLKGSGTTKNEKPSNLRSISSTWVKKSWDGKSAEASSTVSNGSVGMNLHSKQSYNSRSFNERQPHLSKVKQSGNSDAVSAEGLVERTKWKPVKKEPVENAEEDVESSLSAAGDNKPRKMGALPNYGFSFKCDERAEKRREFYSKLEEKIHAKELERSNLQAKSKETQDAEIKMLRKSLNFKATPMPSFYQEPPPPKVELKKMPTTRAKSPKLGRKKTSVETNGNETPSTRPVRLSLDEKASQSNSAKGVSPVQLKKPQRKSLPKLPSQRSTLSNSSKVEKMASAKAANDENTTPLNSTKEADSPIQESVPASGLEETQLATDEEPAFG from the exons ATGGATTTTGATAAACTTAAAGTGACCGATGGGCTTGAGGCGGCCCAGCAAAATGGTGATCATATGCAACTAATTGTTCCTGAAGAACATGGGGATGTTTCAGACGAAGCTTATGGGACTTTTGAAGAGGTTACTGAGACTTTTAGGTCAAATGGAGACTCAGGAAGTGTTCTCGAGTTGTTTGAGAGGATAACTAGTGGAGAGGTTAGAGATGGATCAAATGCTAACATGGAAAGCAATGGCTCCAATGTTTTCAAG GTCGGGAAAGTAAAGGATGCTGATACCTCAAAGGCGTCCAAACCACTGAAGGGAAGTGGCACAACCAAGAATGAGAAGCCCTCAAATCTGAGAAGCATTTCGTCAACTTGGGTGAAGAAAAGTTGGGATGGTAAAAGTGCTGAGGCATCATCAACTGTTTCGAATGGTTCTGTTGGCATGAATTTACACTCCAAACAGTCTTATAATAGCAGGTCTTTCAATGAAAGACAGCCCCATTTATCTAAGGTGAAG CAATCTGGAAATTCTGATGCAGTGTCAGCTGAAGGCCTTGT GGAGAGGACAAAATGGAAGCCTGTGAAGAAAGAACCTGTTGAAAATGCTGAAGAAGATGTGGAATCTTCTCT TTCTGCAGCAGGAGATAACAAGCCTCGGAAGATGGGTGCACTTCCGAATTATGGTTTCAGTTTTAAGTGTGATGAGCGAGCTGAGAAAAGGAGAGAG TTCTACTCTAAGCTTGAAGAAAAGATCCATGCCAAGGAATTAGAAAGAAGTAACTTGCAAGCCAAATCTAAG GAAACTCAAGATGCGGAGATTAAGATGCTCAggaagagtttgaattttaaagcAACTCCAATGCCAAGCTTCTACCAAGAGCCTCCTCCTCCTAAGGTGGAGTTAAAGAAG ATGCCAACAACAAGGGCCAAATCTCCCAAACTTGGTAGAAAGAAGACTTCTGTGGAAACCAATGGAAATGAAACCCCTAGCACTCGACCAGTCCGACTAAGTCTGGATGAGAAAGCTTCTCAGAGCAACTCTGCCAAAGGAGTTTCTCCTGTACAATTGAAGAAGCCACAGCGGAAGTCCCTTCCTAAACTGCCTTCTCAAAGGAGTACTTTATCCAATTCCAGCAAGGTAGAAAAGATGGCATCAGCAAAAGCTGCAAATGATGAAAATACCACTCCATTGAATTCAACAAAGGAAGCTGATTCTCCCATCCAGGAGTCAGTTCCTGCATCTGGTTTAGAAGAAACTCAGCTTGCTACAGACGAGGAACCAGCATTTGGGTGA
- the LOC123200908 gene encoding protein WVD2-like 5 isoform X2, which translates to MDFDKLKVTDGLEAAQQNGDHMQLIVPEEHGDVSDEAYGTFEEVTETFRSNGDSGSVLELFERITSGEVRDGSNANMESNGSNVFKVGKVKDADTSKASKPLKGSGTTKNEKPSNLRSISSTWVKKSWDGKSAEASSTVSNGSVGMNLHSKQSYNSRSFNERQPHLSKQSGNSDAVSAEGLVERTKWKPVKKEPVENAEEDVESSLSAAGDNKPRKMGALPNYGFSFKCDERAEKRREFYSKLEEKIHAKELERSNLQAKSKETQDAEIKMLRKSLNFKATPMPSFYQEPPPPKVELKKMPTTRAKSPKLGRKKTSVETNGNETPSTRPVRLSLDEKASQSNSAKGVSPVQLKKPQRKSLPKLPSQRSTLSNSSKVEKMASAKAANDENTTPLNSTKEADSPIQESVPASGLEETQLATDEEPAFG; encoded by the exons ATGGATTTTGATAAACTTAAAGTGACCGATGGGCTTGAGGCGGCCCAGCAAAATGGTGATCATATGCAACTAATTGTTCCTGAAGAACATGGGGATGTTTCAGACGAAGCTTATGGGACTTTTGAAGAGGTTACTGAGACTTTTAGGTCAAATGGAGACTCAGGAAGTGTTCTCGAGTTGTTTGAGAGGATAACTAGTGGAGAGGTTAGAGATGGATCAAATGCTAACATGGAAAGCAATGGCTCCAATGTTTTCAAG GTCGGGAAAGTAAAGGATGCTGATACCTCAAAGGCGTCCAAACCACTGAAGGGAAGTGGCACAACCAAGAATGAGAAGCCCTCAAATCTGAGAAGCATTTCGTCAACTTGGGTGAAGAAAAGTTGGGATGGTAAAAGTGCTGAGGCATCATCAACTGTTTCGAATGGTTCTGTTGGCATGAATTTACACTCCAAACAGTCTTATAATAGCAGGTCTTTCAATGAAAGACAGCCCCATTTATCTAAG CAATCTGGAAATTCTGATGCAGTGTCAGCTGAAGGCCTTGT GGAGAGGACAAAATGGAAGCCTGTGAAGAAAGAACCTGTTGAAAATGCTGAAGAAGATGTGGAATCTTCTCT TTCTGCAGCAGGAGATAACAAGCCTCGGAAGATGGGTGCACTTCCGAATTATGGTTTCAGTTTTAAGTGTGATGAGCGAGCTGAGAAAAGGAGAGAG TTCTACTCTAAGCTTGAAGAAAAGATCCATGCCAAGGAATTAGAAAGAAGTAACTTGCAAGCCAAATCTAAG GAAACTCAAGATGCGGAGATTAAGATGCTCAggaagagtttgaattttaaagcAACTCCAATGCCAAGCTTCTACCAAGAGCCTCCTCCTCCTAAGGTGGAGTTAAAGAAG ATGCCAACAACAAGGGCCAAATCTCCCAAACTTGGTAGAAAGAAGACTTCTGTGGAAACCAATGGAAATGAAACCCCTAGCACTCGACCAGTCCGACTAAGTCTGGATGAGAAAGCTTCTCAGAGCAACTCTGCCAAAGGAGTTTCTCCTGTACAATTGAAGAAGCCACAGCGGAAGTCCCTTCCTAAACTGCCTTCTCAAAGGAGTACTTTATCCAATTCCAGCAAGGTAGAAAAGATGGCATCAGCAAAAGCTGCAAATGATGAAAATACCACTCCATTGAATTCAACAAAGGAAGCTGATTCTCCCATCCAGGAGTCAGTTCCTGCATCTGGTTTAGAAGAAACTCAGCTTGCTACAGACGAGGAACCAGCATTTGGGTGA